A single Merismopedia glauca CCAP 1448/3 DNA region contains:
- a CDS encoding MDR/zinc-dependent alcohol dehydrogenase-like family protein, which translates to MKALWLQDKQLELRTEIPIPEPPTGEARVRVLQAGICNTDLELLRGYYPYGGILGHEFVGVVDSGSESLVGQRVVGEINAACGKCHFCQTGQPTHCENRTVLGIVNRNGAFAEYLTLPIENLHLVPDSVSTDAATFTEPLAAALEIQQQVSISPNQSVLVIGDGKLGQLVAQTLFLTGCDLLVVGRHPEKLQYLAARGIKTGLVDAVRPRQFDICVECTGNPEGFALARQALRPRGILVLKSTYAGHLTIDASSLVVDEITLIGSRCGPFLPALELLATNQVDVKPLIHSRFPLDDALKAFESAQTKGTLKVLLEMSSL; encoded by the coding sequence ATGAAAGCCCTTTGGTTACAAGATAAACAGCTAGAACTGCGTACCGAAATTCCCATCCCAGAACCACCAACAGGTGAAGCGCGGGTACGGGTACTGCAAGCAGGAATTTGCAATACAGACCTAGAGTTGCTGCGGGGTTATTACCCGTATGGAGGTATACTAGGACATGAGTTCGTCGGCGTAGTCGATTCCGGGTCGGAAAGCTTAGTCGGTCAAAGAGTAGTCGGAGAAATCAACGCTGCTTGCGGAAAGTGCCATTTTTGCCAAACCGGACAACCAACTCACTGCGAAAATCGGACGGTTTTAGGCATTGTCAATCGAAACGGTGCTTTTGCTGAATATCTGACTTTACCAATTGAAAACTTACATCTGGTTCCAGATTCAGTCTCAACCGATGCAGCGACATTTACTGAACCCCTAGCAGCAGCTTTAGAAATTCAACAGCAAGTATCTATTTCACCCAATCAATCTGTATTAGTGATTGGGGATGGAAAATTAGGTCAATTAGTCGCCCAAACTCTATTTTTAACTGGTTGTGATTTGTTAGTAGTAGGTCGTCACCCAGAAAAGTTACAATATCTAGCTGCGAGGGGAATTAAAACAGGTTTGGTGGATGCAGTTCGTCCCCGCCAATTCGATATTTGTGTAGAATGTACGGGAAATCCAGAAGGGTTTGCTCTAGCCCGTCAAGCATTGCGTCCTAGAGGTATTTTAGTTCTCAAAAGCACCTACGCGGGTCATCTCACCATCGATGCTTCTTCTTTAGTAGTAGATGAGATTACTCTGATTGGTTCTCGTTGCGGACCATTTTTACCCGCTTTGGAGTTACTCGCTACCAACCAAGTGGATGTGAAGCCATTGATACATAGTCGCTTTCCTCTAGATGATGCTTTAAAAGCTTTTGAAAGCGCCCAAACCAAAGGAACTCTCAAAGTATTGTTGGAAATGTCTAGTTTATAG
- a CDS encoding urease accessory protein UreF: MTELTSIKLLHLLQISNSALPIGAYSYSEGLETLIELQIIKDANDLKSWLIQELKYGAIRTETAVMTRAFQATQRLDLCTFKSWNNWFSAARETEEMRQQSWQMGYSLLRLIEQIEPATSHLVQACGNPCNYAVAFGTITAYWEIDLTAATLAYLQSWALNLINAAVKLIPLGQTTGQKLLLDLNCIITTATEEILDLQDDDLCSCGWGLSLASMNHEILYTRLFRS, encoded by the coding sequence GTGACCGAATTAACCTCAATTAAATTACTTCACCTCTTGCAAATTAGCAATTCAGCTTTACCTATAGGTGCTTATAGTTATTCAGAAGGGTTAGAAACATTAATTGAACTTCAAATAATTAAAGATGCAAACGATTTAAAATCTTGGCTGATTCAAGAGTTAAAATATGGAGCAATTAGAACAGAAACAGCAGTGATGACTAGGGCTTTTCAAGCTACTCAAAGGTTAGATTTATGTACTTTTAAATCCTGGAATAATTGGTTTTCAGCCGCTAGAGAAACTGAAGAAATGCGTCAGCAAAGTTGGCAAATGGGCTATTCTTTATTAAGGTTAATTGAACAAATAGAACCAGCCACATCTCATCTAGTCCAAGCTTGCGGAAATCCCTGTAACTATGCAGTCGCGTTTGGAACAATTACCGCATACTGGGAAATAGATCTTACTGCTGCTACCCTAGCCTACTTACAAAGTTGGGCGTTAAATCTCATCAATGCGGCGGTTAAATTAATCCCTTTAGGACAAACTACAGGACAAAAGTTATTACTAGATCTAAACTGTATTATAACCACAGCAACTGAAGAAATATTAGACTTACAAGACGACGATCTATGTAGTTGTGGATGGGGTTTATCGTTAGCTAGTATGAATCACGAAATCCTCTATACTCGTTTATTTCGTAGTTGA
- the ureG gene encoding urease accessory protein UreG: protein MSAYRIGVAGPVGSGKTALVDALCKALRDKYRIAVVTNDIYTQEDAQFLVRSQALARDRIIGVETGGCPHTAIREDASINLAAIAQLEVQFTNLELIFVESGGDNLASTFSPELADLTIYVIDVAAGDKIPRKGGPGITKSDLLVINKIDLAPYVGADLTVMERDAKKMRPTKPFIFTNLKDGTGLSFIVDFIGDRAVI, encoded by the coding sequence ATGAGTGCATATAGAATTGGTGTAGCAGGGCCTGTAGGTTCAGGAAAAACTGCTTTAGTAGATGCTTTGTGTAAAGCTTTGCGGGACAAGTATAGAATTGCGGTGGTGACCAATGATATCTATACTCAAGAAGATGCCCAGTTTTTGGTACGTTCTCAAGCCTTAGCGCGCGATCGCATCATTGGTGTCGAAACTGGTGGGTGTCCCCATACGGCTATTCGCGAAGATGCTTCAATTAACTTAGCGGCGATCGCTCAATTAGAAGTACAATTTACTAACTTAGAACTGATATTTGTGGAAAGTGGTGGCGATAATTTGGCTTCTACTTTCAGCCCTGAATTAGCCGACTTAACTATCTATGTAATAGATGTTGCCGCAGGTGATAAAATTCCCCGTAAGGGTGGTCCTGGAATTACTAAATCTGACTTACTAGTAATTAATAAAATCGATTTAGCGCCCTATGTCGGTGCAGATTTAACTGTTATGGAACGGGATGCGAAAAAGATGCGTCCAACAAAACCTTTTATATTTACTAATTTGAAAGATGGAACTGGGTTATCATTTATTGTAGATTTTATTGGCGATCGCGCTGTGATTTAA